The Arachis hypogaea cultivar Tifrunner chromosome 19, arahy.Tifrunner.gnm2.J5K5, whole genome shotgun sequence genome has a window encoding:
- the LOC112777111 gene encoding small acidic protein 1 — protein MRPMPMDLFGEMDEQVSAMAMDVDDVDPLEIFPEGVISADNKLADADFFNNFQDDFDDADIN, from the coding sequence ATGAGACCAATGCCAATGGATTTGTTTGGAGAGATGGATGAGCAGGTCTCCGCCATGGCCATGGATGTTGACGACGTCGACCCTCTCGAGATCTTCCCAGAGGGCGTCATCTCCGCCGACAACAAGCTAGCCGACGCCGATTTCTTCAACAACTTCCAAGACGATTTCGACGATGCTGATATCAACTGA
- the LOC112775037 gene encoding uncharacterized protein: MNIRRIIQKLPTLWNLLELQILVLVSLFLQTALILLGSRRKYKNNAIMQFVVWCFYLSADWIATIALGILSEDMRDSSKDLESKFVVMASWAPFLLAHLGGPDTITAYSLEDNELWLRHLIGLFYQCYVAVYVVYKSWKGGHLNYVTIPLIVAGMIKYGERTWSLRSGSSQNFRESIIPAPDPGPNYAKFMDDYSAKKAEGYRVSLGKVIKTAPAPPLTQSAALNNSIANASCLRDGFYFFRIFKCLFSDLILSFQDHKSSQSFFRSNSCEHAFQVVEIELGLMMSDSASDIESCKKLCAHRGDRVLNEKGRHEFDWSIEVEFDQSILLWHIATDLCYYDDESFMLQSCVRSRLFSNYMMYLLVRRPSMLPNGIGQIRFDDTCAEAKELLLERKYMKKGKEASDMILQVNTEIPPSEVKGDRSKSVLFDACRLAKSLQALETEKNWSKEEKWEMISRVWLEMLCHAASHCRGLEHARQLSRGGELLTHVWLLMAHLGITEQFQISQGHVRAKLVLD, translated from the exons ATGAATATCAGACGGATCATTCAAAAACTACCAACACTGTGGAATTTGTTGGAACTACAAATTCTGGTTCTGGTGAGTCTCTTCTTGCAAACGGCTCTGATACTTTTAGGGAGTCGAAGGAAGTACAAAAACAATGCAATAATGCAATTCGTGGTCTGGTGCTTCTATCTGTCCGCGGACTGGATAGCGACCATCGCTCTTGGTATTCTTTCTGAAGACATGAGAGATTCATCGAAAGACCTGGAATCCAAGTTCGTAGTTATGGCTTCTTGGGCACCTTTCCTTCTCGCGCATCTCGGTGGCCCTGACACAATCACTGCATATTCTCTTGAGGATAATGAACTTTGGCTGCGACACCTGATTGGCTTATTCTACCAGTGCTATGTGGCAGTTTACGTGGTCTACAAGTCATGGAAAGGGGGACATCTTAATTATGTTACCATTCCATTGATTGTGGCAGGAATGATCAAATATGGTGAGAGGACTTGGTCTTTGAGGTCCGGAAGCAGCCAAAATTTCAGAGAATCCATCATTCCAGCGCCAGACCCTGGACCGAATTATGCCAAATTTATGGATGACTACTCTGCAAAAAAGGCTGAAGGATACAGAGTTTCTTTAGGGAAAGTGATTAAAACTGCTCCTGCACCACCATTGACCCAAAGTGCAGCATTGAATAACAGTATTGCAAATGCTTCATGTTTACGCGACGGATTCTATTTCTTCAGGATTTTCAAGTGCCTATTCTCAGATCTCATCCTTAGTTTCCAAGACCACAAGAGCAGCCAAAGCTTCTTTAGGAGCAACTCCTGTGAACATGCTTTTCAAGTGGTTGAGATTGAACTTGGATTAAT gaTGTCCGATAGTGCATCAGATATTGAATCATGTAAGAAATTATGTGCTCATAGGGGTGACAGAGTCTTGAATGAAAAGGGCCGTCATGAGTTTGATTGGAGCATTGAGGTAGAGTTTGATCAAAGCATATTACTTTGGCATATTGCTACTGATCTCTGCTATTACGATGATGAATCTTTTATGCTTCAAAGTTGTGTAAGAAGCAGATTGTTCTCAAATTACATGATGTATCTTCTTGTCCGACGCCCTTCTATGTTGCCGAATGGAATTGGCCAGATCAGGTTCGACGATACATGTGCAGAGGCGAAGGAACTTCTGCTGGAAAGGAAGTACATGAAGAAAGGAAAGGAAGCTTCCGACATGATACTACAAGTAAACACGGAAATTCCGCCGTCAGAAGTGAAAGGAGATAGAAGCAAGTCGGTGCTGTTTGATGCTTGTAGGCTTGCAAAATCTTTGCAAGCTTTAGAAACAGAGAAGAATTGGAGCAAGGAGGAGAAATGGGAAATGATAAGCCGTGTTTGGCTGGAGATGCTATGCCATGCGGCGAGTCACTGCAGAGGGCTCGAACATGCCAGGCAGCTTAGCAGAGGTGGGGAGTTGCTTACCCATGTCTGGCTTTTAATGGCACATTTAGGCATAACTGAACAATTTCAGATTTCACAAGGTCATGTAAGGGCAAAGTTAGTACTAGACTAG